Proteins encoded by one window of Pseudochaenichthys georgianus chromosome 9, fPseGeo1.2, whole genome shotgun sequence:
- the mapkapk5 gene encoding MAP kinase-activated protein kinase 5 translates to MSEDNNADKLIKETSILDEYSINWTQKLGAGISGPVRVCVKKSSQERLALKILIDRPKARNEVRLHMMCAHHPNIVQILEVYANSVQFPHESSPRARLLIVMEMMEGGELFHRISQHRHFTEKMASQVTKQISQALEHCHSLNIAHRDLKPENLLFKDNSLDAPVKLCDFGFAKIDQGDLMTPQFTPYYVAPQVLEAQRRHQKEKSGIIPTSPTPYTYNKSCDLWSLGVIIYVMLCGYPPFYSKHHSRTIPKDMRKKIMTGSFDFPEDEWSQISEMAKDIVRKLLKVKPEERLTIEGVLDHPWLNCTEALDNVLPSAQMMMDKAVVAGIQQAHAEQLANMRIQDLNVSLKPLNSVNNPILRKRKLLGPKPSDGFFIHDPENGGDDSNVALEKLRDVIAQCILPQAGENEDEKLNEVMYDAWRFNRDCKQLRDGLPGLSWDGRSFSDKVDRLKLAEIVKQAIEEKTNLEESH, encoded by the exons ATGTCGGAGGATAACAATGCAGACAAGTTAATCAAG GAGACATCCATTCTAGACGAGTACAGCATCAACTGGACACAGAAGTTGGGAGCGGGCATCAGTGGACCGGTCAG AGTTTGTGTGAAGAAGTCATCTCAGGAACGCCTGGCCCTGAAGATCCTCATTGATCGCCCTAAAGCCAGGAATGAG GTGCGTCTCCATATGATGTGTGCACACCACCCAAACATAGTGCAAATCCTGGAGGTTTACGCCAACAGTGTCCAGTTCCCACACGAGTCCAGCCCAAG AGCGAGGCTCCTAATTGTTATGGAGATGATGGAGGGAGGCGAGCTTTTCCACAGAATCAGTCAGCACAGGCACTTTACCGAAAAGATGGCCAGCCAGGTCACTAAACAG ATCAGTCAAGCCTTGGAACATTGTCACTCCCTAAATATTGCACATCGCGACCTGAAGCCAGAGAACCTGCTTTTTAAGGATAACTCTCTG GATGCACCCGTGAAGTTGTGTGACTTTGGCTTTGCCAAAATTGATCAAGGGGACTTGATGACCCCTCAGTTCACTCCCTACTATGTAGCACCTCAG GTACTTGAGGCTCAAAGAAGACACCAGAAAGAAAAGTCTGGAATTATTCCTACCTCACCCACTCCTTATACCTATAACAAG AGCTGTGACTTGTGGTCTCTCGGAGTGATCATCTACGTGATGCTCTGCGGCTATCCTCCCTTCTACTCCAAGCACCACAGTCGCACCATCCCAAAGGACATGAGGAAGAAGATCATGACGGGAAGCTTCGACTTCCCTGAAGATGAGTGGAGCCAGATCTCTGAGATGGCCAAGGACATTGTCCGCAA GCTGCTGAAGGTGAAGCCAGAGGAGAGGCTCACTATTGAGGGTGTCTTGGATCACCCTTGGCTTAACTGCACGGAGGCTCTGGACAACGTGCTGCCCTCAGCGCAGATGATGATGGACAAG GCGGTCGTGGCTGGTATCCAGCAGGCCCATGCAGAGCAGCTGGCCAACATGAGAATTCAGGATCTGAACGTCAGTCTGAAGCCTCTTAACTCTGTCAACAACCCAATCCTCAGGAAGCGGAAACTACTAGG CCCCAAGCCCAGCGATGGTTTCTTCATCCATGATCCAGAGAACGGAGGGGACGACTCCAACGTAGCGCTGGAAAAATTACGAGACGTCATTGCACAGTGTATACTACCACAAGCTG GAGAGAACGAAGATGAGAAGCTGAACGAGGTGATGTATGATGCCTGGAGGTTCAACAGAGACTGCAAACAGCTGAGAGACGGGCTCCCGGGCCTCAGCTGGGACG GACGATCCTTCTCCGATAAAGTCGACCGCTTGAAATTGGCTGAAATAGTGAAGCAGGCCATCGAAGAGAAGACAAATCTTGAAGAATCTCATTAG
- the ostf1 gene encoding osteoclast-stimulating factor 1 produces the protein MSKPPPKPAKPGQVKVFRALFTFDPRTPDELFFEEGDFLYISDTSDSNWWKGTCRGRTGLIPSNYVAEQAESIDNPMHEAAKRGNLSWLRECVENKVGINGLDKAGNTALYWACHGGHKDVVEVLLSQPNIELNQQNKLGDTPLHAAAWKGYSDIVEMLLNKDPRTDIRNNENKLALEMATNAMCASLLKRKQGSNLARTHSNAEEYLDDEDSD, from the exons ATGTCGAAGCCTCCTCCAAAGCCGGCCAAGCCAG GCCAAGTCAAGGTGTTCCGAGCTTTGTTCACCTTTGACCCCAGAACG CCAGATGAGCTGTTTTTTGAAGAAGGAGATTTCTTGTACATCTCTGACACA AGTGACAGTAATTGGTGGAAGGGGACATGCAGAGGAAGGACAGGACTGATTCCAAGTAACTATG tggctgagcaggcagagtccatTGACAATCCAATGCACGAAGCAGCCAAACGAG GCAATCTGAGCTGGCTGAGGGAATGTGTGGAGAACAAGGTTGGAATCAACGGGCTGGACAAAGCTGGAAACACTGCCCTCTACTGGGCATGCCATGGAGGGCATAAAG ATGTAGTGGAGGTGTTGCTAAGCCAGCCCAACATTGAGCTCAACCAGCAG AATAAACTCGGGGACACGCCTCTGCACGCTGCAGCCTGGAAGGGTTATTCTGACATTGTGGAAATGTTGCTAAACAAGG ATCCGAGAACAGATATCAGGAACAATGAGAATAAACTCGCTCTGGAAATGGCCACCAATGCAATGTGTGCTTCACTTCTCAAAAGGAAGCAGGGAAGCA ACCTCGCCCGCACACACAGCAACGCTGAAGAGTATTTGGACGACGAGGACTCGGACTGA